In the Flagellimonas sp. HMM57 genome, one interval contains:
- the menA gene encoding 1,4-dihydroxy-2-naphthoate octaprenyltransferase — translation MDKFKAWVQAARLRTLPLSLSGIIVGSALAHKQGFFEISIFILALFTTIGFQVTSNFANDYGDGIKGTDNEDRIGPSRAIQSGALTPSVLKKGIIVATVLSLLLAIVLIYLAFGYENLQYIILFMVLGVFSIWAAIKYTMGSNPYGYKGLGDVFVFLFFGLVGVLGSMFLYTKSLNWVTVLPAVAIGLLCVGVLNLNNLRDVVSDKKHNKNTLVVKMGFENGKVYHLSLILIAFTSMVVYTWLESIDILRSFYLLAFVPIFLHLYKVLKTKEPIRLDGELKKLALSTFLLSILFYLTVNIFL, via the coding sequence TTGGATAAATTCAAGGCTTGGGTACAGGCCGCTAGATTGCGAACACTCCCGCTATCGCTGTCAGGCATTATCGTTGGTTCAGCTCTAGCGCATAAGCAAGGTTTTTTCGAAATTTCCATTTTTATTTTAGCATTATTTACCACTATTGGATTCCAGGTCACTTCTAATTTCGCCAATGATTACGGTGATGGCATTAAAGGAACGGATAATGAAGATAGAATAGGGCCTTCTAGAGCTATTCAAAGTGGGGCCCTTACCCCATCAGTTCTTAAAAAAGGGATAATTGTGGCTACCGTTTTGAGTTTGTTGTTAGCAATAGTACTTATTTATTTAGCTTTTGGTTATGAGAACCTACAGTATATTATATTGTTTATGGTTCTTGGAGTTTTTAGTATTTGGGCCGCCATAAAATACACCATGGGATCTAATCCATATGGGTATAAAGGGCTGGGAGATGTATTTGTATTTCTATTCTTTGGCCTTGTAGGTGTTTTGGGAAGCATGTTCCTTTACACAAAGTCTTTGAATTGGGTCACTGTATTACCGGCGGTAGCTATTGGACTGTTATGTGTTGGTGTTTTAAACTTGAACAATTTAAGGGATGTTGTCTCGGATAAAAAGCACAATAAGAATACACTTGTGGTAAAAATGGGATTTGAAAACGGAAAGGTTTACCACCTTTCCTTAATTCTAATTGCTTTTACAAGTATGGTGGTTTACACATGGCTGGAAAGTATCGATATTCTTAGATCATTTTATTTATTGGCCTTTGTACCTATCTTTCTCCATCTTTATAAAGTATTGAAGACTAAAGAGCCAATTCGGCTTGATGGAGAGCTTAAGAAGCTGGCTTTGAGCACGTTTTTGCTGTCGATATTGTTTTATTTGACAGTTAATATTTTTTTGTAA